One genomic segment of Pseudomonas sp. RU47 includes these proteins:
- a CDS encoding aspartate aminotransferase family protein — MTSNNPQTREWQALSNDHHLAPFSDFKQLKEKGPRIITNAKGVYLWDSEGNKILDGMAGLWCVAIGYGRDELADAAAKQMRELPYYNLFFQTAHPPALELAKSIADVAPEGMNHVFFTGSGSEGNDTMLRMVRHYWAIKGQPNKKVIISRKNGYHGSTVAGASLGGMTYMHEQGDLPIPGIVHIAQPYWFAEGGDMSPEEFGIWAANQLEEKILEVGVDNVGAFIAEPIQGAGGVIIPPDSYWPRIKEILAKYDILFVADEVICGFGRTGEWFGSDFYDLKPDMMTIAKGLTSGYIPMGGLIVRDTVVAVLNEGGDFNHGFTYSGHPVAAAVGLENIRILRDEKIIENAHNETAPYLQKRLRELNDHPLVGEVRGVGLLGAIELVQDKATRKRYEGKGVGMICRQFCFDNGLIMRAVGDTMIIAPPLVISKAEIDELVTKARKCLDLTLSALQG, encoded by the coding sequence ATGACCAGCAACAACCCGCAAACCCGCGAGTGGCAAGCACTCAGCAATGATCACCACCTGGCCCCGTTCAGCGACTTCAAGCAGCTGAAAGAGAAAGGCCCGCGGATCATCACCAACGCCAAGGGCGTTTACCTGTGGGACAGCGAAGGCAACAAGATTCTCGACGGCATGGCCGGTCTGTGGTGCGTGGCCATCGGTTATGGTCGCGATGAGCTGGCCGACGCAGCCGCCAAACAGATGCGCGAACTGCCGTACTACAACCTGTTCTTCCAGACCGCGCACCCGCCGGCGCTGGAACTGGCCAAGTCGATTGCCGACGTGGCGCCGGAAGGTATGAACCACGTGTTCTTCACCGGTTCCGGCTCCGAAGGCAACGACACCATGCTGCGCATGGTCCGCCACTACTGGGCGATCAAAGGCCAGCCAAACAAGAAAGTCATCATCAGCCGCAAGAACGGTTATCACGGTTCGACCGTGGCCGGCGCGAGCCTCGGTGGTATGACTTACATGCACGAACAAGGCGACTTGCCGATCCCGGGCATCGTCCACATCGCGCAACCGTACTGGTTCGCCGAAGGCGGCGACATGTCGCCGGAAGAGTTCGGTATCTGGGCGGCCAATCAGCTGGAAGAGAAGATTCTCGAAGTCGGCGTCGACAACGTCGGTGCCTTTATTGCCGAGCCGATCCAGGGCGCCGGCGGCGTGATCATTCCGCCCGACAGCTACTGGCCGCGCATCAAGGAAATCCTCGCCAAGTACGACATCCTGTTCGTCGCCGACGAAGTGATCTGCGGTTTCGGCCGTACCGGTGAGTGGTTCGGCAGTGATTTCTACGATCTCAAGCCGGACATGATGACCATCGCCAAAGGCCTGACCTCCGGCTACATCCCGATGGGTGGCCTGATTGTTCGCGACACCGTGGTGGCGGTGCTCAACGAAGGTGGCGATTTCAACCACGGCTTCACCTACTCCGGTCACCCGGTGGCGGCGGCGGTGGGTCTGGAAAACATCCGCATCCTGCGCGATGAAAAAATTATCGAGAACGCGCACAACGAAACGGCACCGTATTTGCAGAAACGTCTGCGGGAACTGAACGATCACCCGTTGGTGGGTGAAGTTCGCGGAGTCGGTCTGTTGGGCGCGATCGAGCTGGTGCAGGACAAGGCCACTCGCAAGCGTTACGAAGGCAAGGGCGTCGGCATGATCTGCCGCCAGTTCTGCTTCGACAACGGCCTGATCATGCGCGCTGTGGGCGACACCATGATCATCGCGCCGCCGCTGGTGATCAGCAAAGCCGAGATCGATGAGCTGGTGACAAAGGCACGTAAATGCCTGGACCTGACCCTCAGTGCGTTGCAGGGCTAA
- a CDS encoding glutamine synthetase family protein → MSTNLDQLTDWLKDHKITEVECMIADLTGITRGKISPTNKFIAEKGMRLPESVLLQTVTGDYVEDDIYYELLDPADIDMICRPDQNAVYMVPWAIEPTAQVIHDTYDKQGNPIELSPRNVLKKVLKLYADKGWQPIVAPEMEFYLTKRSDDPDYPLQPPIGRSGRPEIGRQSFSIEAANEFDPLFEDVYDWCELQELDLDTLIHEDGTAQMEINFRHGDALSLADQILVFKRTMREAALKHDVAATFMAKPMTGEPGSAMHLHQSIIDIETGKNVFSNEDGTMSQLFLHHIGGLQKLIPELLPLFAPNVNSFRRFLPDTSAPVNVEWGEENRTVGLRVPDAGPQNRRVENRLPGADANPYLAIAASLLCGYIGMVEGLNPSAPVVGRGYERRNLRLPLTIEDALERMENSATIEKYLGKTFITGYVAVKRAEHENFKRVISSWEREYLLFAV, encoded by the coding sequence CACAGAAGTCGAATGCATGATCGCCGACTTGACCGGTATCACCCGGGGCAAGATTTCGCCGACCAACAAGTTCATTGCCGAAAAAGGCATGCGTCTGCCAGAAAGCGTGCTGTTGCAGACCGTGACCGGCGACTACGTCGAAGACGACATCTATTACGAACTGCTCGACCCGGCCGACATCGACATGATCTGCCGCCCCGACCAGAACGCCGTGTACATGGTGCCGTGGGCCATCGAGCCGACCGCGCAGGTGATCCACGACACCTACGACAAGCAAGGCAACCCGATCGAGCTGTCGCCGCGCAACGTCCTCAAAAAGGTCCTCAAACTCTATGCCGACAAAGGCTGGCAGCCGATCGTGGCGCCGGAAATGGAGTTCTACCTGACCAAGCGCAGCGACGACCCGGACTATCCGTTGCAGCCGCCGATTGGTCGCTCGGGCCGTCCGGAAATCGGTCGTCAGTCGTTCTCCATTGAAGCGGCGAACGAATTCGACCCGCTGTTCGAAGACGTCTACGACTGGTGCGAACTGCAGGAACTGGACCTCGACACGCTGATCCACGAAGACGGCACGGCGCAGATGGAAATCAACTTCCGTCACGGCGACGCACTGTCGCTGGCCGACCAGATTCTGGTGTTCAAGCGCACCATGCGCGAAGCCGCACTCAAGCACGACGTGGCCGCGACCTTTATGGCCAAGCCGATGACCGGTGAGCCGGGCAGTGCGATGCACTTGCACCAGAGCATCATCGACATCGAGACCGGCAAAAACGTCTTCTCTAATGAAGACGGGACCATGAGCCAGTTGTTCCTGCACCACATCGGTGGTTTGCAGAAGCTGATTCCTGAGCTGTTGCCGTTGTTCGCGCCGAACGTCAACTCGTTCCGCCGCTTCCTGCCGGACACCTCGGCACCGGTCAACGTCGAGTGGGGCGAAGAAAACCGCACCGTCGGCCTGCGCGTACCGGATGCCGGCCCGCAGAACCGTCGCGTCGAGAACCGCCTGCCGGGCGCCGACGCCAACCCGTATCTGGCGATCGCCGCGAGCCTGCTCTGCGGTTACATCGGCATGGTCGAAGGCCTCAACCCGAGCGCGCCGGTGGTGGGCCGTGGTTATGAGCGCCGCAACCTGCGCCTGCCGCTGACCATCGAAGACGCGCTGGAACGTATGGAAAACAGCGCGACCATCGAGAAGTACCTGGGCAAAACCTTCATCACTGGCTACGTCGCGGTAAAACGGGCCGAGCATGAAAACTTCAAGCGCGTGATCAGTTCCTGGGAGCGTGAGTACCTGCTCTTCGCCGTCTGA